In a single window of the Elaeis guineensis isolate ETL-2024a chromosome 4, EG11, whole genome shotgun sequence genome:
- the LOC105043668 gene encoding LOW QUALITY PROTEIN: coatomer subunit alpha-1 (The sequence of the model RefSeq protein was modified relative to this genomic sequence to represent the inferred CDS: inserted 1 base in 1 codon) yields the protein MLTKFETKSNRVKGLSFHSKRPWILASLHSGVIQLWDYRMGTLIDRFDEHDGPVRGVHFHKSQPLFVSGGDDYKIKVWNYKTHRCLFTLLGHLDYIRTVQFHDEYPWIVSASDDQTIRIWNWQSRTCISVLTGHNHYVMCASFHPKEDLVVSASLDQTVRVWDIGALRKKTVSPADDILRLSQMNTDLFGGVDAVVKYVLEGHDRGVNWASFHPSLPLIVSGADDRQVKLWRMNDTKAWEVDTLRGHMNNVSCVMFHAKQDIIVSNSEDKSIRIWDATKRTGIQTFRREHDRFWILTAHPEMNLLAAGHDSGMIVFKLERERPAFSVSGDTLFYVKDRFLRFYEFSSQKDNQVVPIRRPGSVSLNQGPRTLSYSPTENAVLLCSDVDGGSYELYIVPKDSAGRGDYMQEAKKGAGGSAVFVARNRFAVLDKSNNQALVKNLKNEIVKKSLLPVVTDAIFYAGTGNLLCRAEDRVVIFDLQQRLILGELQTPSVKYIVWSSDMESIALLSKHAIVIASKKLVHRCTLHETIRVKSGAWDENGVFLYTTLNHIKYCLPNGDSGIVRTLDVPVYITKVSGSNIYCLDRDGRNRVISIDATEYIFKLALLRKRYDHVMSMIRNSQLCGQAVIAYLQQKGFPEVALHFVKDERTRFNLALESGNIQIAVASAKEIDEKDYWYRLGIEALRQGNTSIVEYAYQRTKNFERLSFLYLVXGNMEKLSKMLRIAEIKNDVMGQFHNAMYLGDIEERVKILENAGHLPLAYVTAATHGLTDVADRLAAELGDNVPSIPEGKVSSLLMPPRPLMCSGDWPLLRVMRGIFEGGLDSLGRTGNEEEEEASGADWGDEDLDIVDVEGVIQNGDIVAEVEDGEANEENDEEGGWDLEDLELPPDVDTPKANPNARSSLFVAPTPGMPVSQIWIQKSSLAGEHVAAGNFDTAMRLLSRQLGIKNFAPLKPLFMDLYVGSHTYLRAFATVPVISTAVEKGWNESASPNVRGPPALVFKFSQMDEKLKAAYRVTTEGKFPEALRQFLSILHTIPLMVVDSRREVDEVKELIEIAREYVLGLKIEVKRKEMKDNAIRQQELAAYFTNCKLQKIHMRLVLASAMSSCYRGGSFATAANFARMLLENSPPEAQAKKARQVLQACGDKKDTNQLNYDFRNPFVVCGATFVPIYRGQKDVSCPYCGARFVPAIEGQICAVCELAVVGADASGLLCSPTQTR from the exons ATGCTGACCAAGTTCGAGACGAAGAGCAATCGGGTGAAGGGGCTGAGCTTTCACAGCAAGCGGCCCTGGATCCTCGCCAGCCTCCACAGTGGCGTGATCCAGCTATGGGACTACCGGATGGGCACCCTCATCGACCGATTCGACGAGCACGATGGACCCGTGCGCGGCGTTCACTTCCATAAATCTCAGCCCCTTTTCGTCTCGGGAG GAGATGATTACAAGATCAAGGTCTGGAATTACAAGACCCATCGGTGCCTATTTACCCTTCTTGGGCATCTTGATTACATTCGTACAGTTCAATTTCACGATGAGTATCCATGGATTGTTAGTGCTAGTGATGACCAGACTATTAGAATCTGGAACTGGCAGTCTCGGACATGCATTTCAGTGTTAACAGGGCATAACCACTATGTTATGTGTGCCTCTTTCCATCCAAAGGAGGACCTGGTTGTATCGGCTTCCCTGGATCAGACAGTCCGGGTATGGGATATTGGTGCATTGAGGAAGAAAACAGTGTCACCAGCTGATGACATCTTGCGCCTGAGCCAGATGAACACGGATCTGTTTGGTGGCGTTGATGCTGTTGTCAAGTATGTCTTGGAAGGTCATGATCGTGGAGTCAATTGGGCATCGTTTCATCCTAGCCTGCCTCTCATTGTGTCAGGAGCAGATGATAGACAAGTGAAACTATGGCGAATGAATG ATACAAAGGCTTGGGAAGTGGACACGCTGAGAGGGCACATGAATAATGTCTCTTGTGTAATGTTCCATGCGAAGCAGGATATTATCGTGTCAAACTCAGAGGACAAAAGTATTCGCATTTGGGATGCCACGAAACGCACTGGAATTCAGACATTTCGCCGTGAACATGACCGTTTCTGGATTCTCACTGCACATCCAGAAATGAACCTTCTTGCAGCTGGTCATGACAGCGGTATGATTGTTTTTAAGTTGGAAAGAGAGCGCCCTGCCTTCTCTGTGAGTGGAGATACTCTCTTCTATGTCAAAGATCGGTTCTTGCGGTTCTATGAGTTTTCATCCCAGAAGGATAATCAAGTGGTTCCAATCAGAAGGCCTGGTTCTGTCAGCTTGAATCAGGGACCCAGAACACTGTCCTACAGCCCTACGGAAAATGCTGTCTTGCTCTGCTCTGATGTGGATGGTGGTTCATATGAACTTTATATTGTTCCCAAAGATTCTGCTGGAAGGGGTGATTATATGCAGGAAGCAAAGAAGGGAGCTGGGGGCTCAGCTGTTTTTGTAGCTCGCAACAGGTTTGCAGTTCTCGACAAGAGTAACAATCAAGCATTGGTGAAGAATCTTAAGAATGAGATTGTGAAGAAGAGTCTTCTTCCTGTTGTTACTGATGCGATATTTTATGCCGGGACAGGCAATCTGTTGTGCAGGGCGGAGGATAGAGTGGTCATATTTGATCTCCAACAGAGGCTTATTCTTGGGGAACTTCAGACCCCATCTGTCAAGTACATTGTTTGGTCAAGCGACATGGAGTCTATTGCCTTGTTGAGCAAACATGCAATAGTTATTGCTAGCAAGAAACTTGTACACCGCTGCACACTTCATGAGACAATCCGTGTGAAAAGTGGTGCCTGGGATGAGAATGGCGTCTTTCTTTATACAACCTTAAACCATATTAAGTACTGTCTTCCTAATGGGGACAGCGGAATAGTTAGAACCCTTGATGTTCCTGTTTACATAACCAAGGTTTCTGGGAGCAATATCTATTGCTTGGATCGTGATGGTAGGAATAGGGTTATATCAATTGATGCTACAGAATACATATTCAAGCTTGCCCTTCTGCGAAAAAGATATGACCATGTGATGAGCATGATCAGGAATTCACAGTTATGCGGACAGGCTGTGATCGCATATCTGCAACAGAAAGGTTTCCCTGAAGTAGCTCTCCATTTTGTCAAAGATGAGAGAACCCGATTCAACCTTGCTCTTGAGAGTGGTAACATCCAGATTGCTGTTGCTTCCGCAAAGGAGATAGATGAGAAAGACTACTGGTACAGGTTAGGCATTGAGGCTCTTCGACAGGGAAACACCAGTATTGTGGAATATGCATACCAGAGGACGAAGAACTTTGAGAGGCTGTCTTTTCTCTATCTTG ACGGAAACATGGAAAAGCTGTCCAAAATGTTGAGGATAGCTGAGATTAAAAATGATGTGATGGGCCAGTTCCACAATGCGATGTATCTAGGTGACATTGAGGAACGTGTCAAGATCTTGGAGAATGCTGGCCATTTGCCTCTTGCATATGTCACAGCTGCCACTCATGGGCTTACTGACGTAGCGGACAGGCTTGCAGCTGAATTGGGAGATAATGTCCCCTCTATACCTGAAGGAAAAGTCAGTTCTCTCCTTATGCCACCTCGACCGCTTATGTGCAGTGGGGATTGGCCATTATTAAGGGTCATGAGAGGTATTTTTGAAGGTGGATTGGATAGTCTTGGGAGGACAGGcaatgaggaagaagaagaagctagTGGTGCTGACTGGGGTGATGAGGATTTGGACATTGTTGATGTTGAAGGTGTGATTCAGAATGGCGATATTGTAGCAGAAGTTGAGGATGGTGAAGCCAATGAAGAGAATGATGAGGAAGGAGGTTGGGACCTTGAAGATTTGGAGCTACCGCCGGATGTGGATACACCGAAAGCTAACCCCAATGCTCGTTCATCTTTGTTTGTTGCTCCTACACCAGGCATGCCAGTAAGTCAAATATGGATTCAGAAATCATCTCTGGCAGGGGAGCATGTGGCTGCTGGAAATTTTGATACTGCCATGCGCCTGCTTAGCCGGCAATTGGGAATAAAGAACTTTGCTCCCTTAAAGCCATTGTTTATGGATCTTTACGTGGGTAGCCACACATATCTTCGTGCTTTTGCTACGGTGCCTGTGATATCAACTGCTGTTGAGAAGGGATGGAACGAGTCTGCCAGCCCTAATGTGAGGGGTCCACCAGCACTTGTTTTTAAGTTTTCTCAGATGGATGAGAAGCTTAAGGCTGCTTACCGTGTCACAACAGAGGGAAAGTTTCCAGAGGCTTTGCGGCAGTTTCTCAGTATCCTGCATACTATCCCACTTATGGTGGTGGACTCAAGGAGGGAAGTTGATGAAGTGAAGGAGCTTATTGAGATAGCCAGAGAATATGTCCTGGGCTTGAAGATTGAAGTCAAAAGAAAGGAAATGAAGGATAATGCAATTCGGCAGCAGGAGTTAGCAGCTTACTTCACCAACTGTAAACTTCAAAAGATTCATATGAGACTTGTGCTTGCAAGTGCAATGAGTAGCTGTTACAGGGGAGGGAGCTTCGCTACAGCAGCGAATTTTGCTAGGATGCTTTTGGAGAATAGCCCACCTGAAGCCCAAGCGAAGAAGGCTAGGCAGGTGTTGCAGGCCTGTGGTGATAAGAAGGATACTAATCAGCTGAATTATGATTTCAGGAACCCATTTGTGGTTTGTGGGGCTACTTTTGTTCCCATCTACCGTGGGCAGAAGGATGTTTCCTGCCCATATTGTGGGGCTCGCTTTGTGCCAGCCATAGAGGGGCAGATTTGTGCTGTTTGTGAGCTTGCGGTGGTGGGTGCAGATGCATCAGGCCTGCTCTGTTCTCCTACACAGACAAGATAG
- the LOC105043665 gene encoding uncharacterized protein isoform X1, with the protein MLLSDPLLDRITDRGRFRPSTGPSSFFKISTMGVTRYLKLYEHLPQPPFLRPLPSPRASCLVPTRMPMRRLMELEPPGPMRYLIGVAIMMVGVVLPLGYMLFRHKRVPSASSSSSSSSFPKQTNKGLI; encoded by the exons ATGTTATTATCGGATCCGCTGTTAGACCGCATAACAGACCGCGGTCGGTTCAGGCCGTCAACCGGACCAagctccttcttcaagatctcaaCCATGGGGGTGACCCGATATCTCAAACTCTACGAGCACCTCCCCCAACCGCCATTCCTCCGTCCGCTACCGTCTCCTCGCGCTTCTTGCCTTGTACCTACAAGGATGCCG ATGAGGAGATTGATGGAGTTGGAGCCGCCGGGGCCGATGAGATACCTGATCGGGGTGGCGATTATGATGGTCGGAGTGGTGCTCCCGCTCGGGTACATGCTGTTTCGCCACAAGCGCGTCCCGTCCGcctcgtcctcctcctcctcctcctccttccccaaGCAGAC GAATAAAGGACTGATCTAG
- the LOC105043665 gene encoding uncharacterized protein isoform X2 — translation MLLSDPLLDRITDRGRFRPSTGPSSFFKISTMGVTRYLKLYEHLPQPPFLRPLPSPRASCLVPTRMPMRRLMELEPPGPMRYLIGVAIMMVGVVLPLGYMLFRHKRVPSASSSSSSSSFPKQT, via the exons ATGTTATTATCGGATCCGCTGTTAGACCGCATAACAGACCGCGGTCGGTTCAGGCCGTCAACCGGACCAagctccttcttcaagatctcaaCCATGGGGGTGACCCGATATCTCAAACTCTACGAGCACCTCCCCCAACCGCCATTCCTCCGTCCGCTACCGTCTCCTCGCGCTTCTTGCCTTGTACCTACAAGGATGCCG ATGAGGAGATTGATGGAGTTGGAGCCGCCGGGGCCGATGAGATACCTGATCGGGGTGGCGATTATGATGGTCGGAGTGGTGCTCCCGCTCGGGTACATGCTGTTTCGCCACAAGCGCGTCCCGTCCGcctcgtcctcctcctcctcctcctccttccccaaGCAGACGTAG